The Treponema medium genome has a window encoding:
- a CDS encoding ABC transporter ATP-binding protein codes for MLKTVRDFIKLMSGQKRELYASLVLSFFDGWLIVVPLLAAFHITARMPEFNPDVAEALTMPVMIRYSLIMLASILARIILRYLVSCLRSGAGYKCMAEERKTLGKELRKVPLGFFNEKNLGDVVSTITSDAAFLEIEGIGVIEKVAVGIPVFIIALMICLSFDYRIFLLVLVLLIPTWFAYRYLATRQDALKLNRQKLIGQVTEDTIEFIKGLPVLKSYNMTEKQFSKTQDAYERLRAFSVRGEFVHIPPMGMYQLCFRLITTGIVFLSGLFLLHKDFIFPQAFLLMLASFSLFTGAEAMGIFSIFAKMTQQSIDRMNQIKTIPKLEDISGTEKLERYDICFEHVNFAYNKTPVLRDVSFCVPKGTTTALVGLSGSGKTTITNLIARFWDILPGHGEISIGGKAVKTLSYEHLLKNISFVFQDVFLFNDTVLNNIRIGRLDATIEEVCEAARRAGCAEFIEAMEDGYNTVIGEAGARLSGGEKQRISIARALLKDAPIILLDEVTANVDAENEQLIQTALQELLKNKTVIMIAHKLSSIQNADQILVLENGTISQRGSHTELIAQEGLYRRLWDIQGTSKNFVF; via the coding sequence ATGTTAAAAACGGTGCGGGATTTTATCAAGTTGATGAGCGGGCAAAAAAGAGAGCTGTATGCTTCGCTTGTGTTGAGCTTTTTTGACGGCTGGCTGATTGTGGTTCCTTTGCTGGCAGCGTTTCATATTACTGCGCGGATGCCGGAATTTAATCCTGATGTTGCGGAGGCTTTGACGATGCCGGTAATGATCCGGTATTCGCTGATTATGTTGGCGAGTATTCTTGCTCGCATCATATTGCGTTACCTTGTTTCGTGTCTGCGGTCGGGCGCGGGGTATAAGTGTATGGCGGAAGAGCGCAAAACGTTGGGGAAGGAATTGCGGAAGGTGCCGCTCGGTTTTTTTAACGAAAAGAATTTGGGCGATGTGGTTTCGACGATTACCTCGGACGCAGCGTTTTTGGAAATAGAAGGCATAGGTGTCATTGAAAAAGTTGCAGTCGGCATTCCGGTATTTATCATCGCGCTTATGATCTGCCTCTCATTTGATTACCGTATTTTTTTGCTCGTGCTTGTCTTGCTCATCCCGACATGGTTTGCCTACCGATATCTTGCAACACGGCAGGATGCGCTCAAGCTAAACCGACAAAAATTGATCGGGCAGGTAACGGAAGATACGATTGAATTTATCAAGGGACTTCCTGTATTGAAATCCTACAATATGACGGAAAAACAATTTTCTAAAACACAAGACGCTTATGAAAGATTGCGCGCATTTTCCGTACGAGGAGAATTTGTTCATATCCCACCGATGGGCATGTATCAATTATGTTTTCGGCTGATTACGACGGGAATTGTATTTCTTTCCGGACTGTTTCTATTGCACAAGGACTTCATATTTCCGCAAGCCTTTTTATTGATGCTTGCCTCGTTCAGTCTTTTTACCGGCGCCGAAGCGATGGGGATATTCAGTATCTTTGCAAAGATGACGCAGCAGTCCATCGACCGGATGAATCAAATTAAGACGATTCCTAAATTAGAAGATATTTCCGGCACGGAAAAACTTGAGCGGTACGATATTTGTTTTGAGCATGTGAATTTTGCATACAATAAAACGCCGGTATTGCGGGACGTTAGTTTTTGCGTACCGAAGGGAACGACGACGGCTCTTGTCGGACTTTCGGGGAGCGGCAAAACAACGATTACGAATTTGATTGCGCGCTTTTGGGATATCCTGCCCGGGCATGGGGAGATCAGCATCGGCGGCAAGGCGGTAAAAACGCTCTCGTACGAACACTTGTTAAAGAATATCAGTTTTGTATTTCAGGATGTATTTTTGTTTAATGATACCGTGCTGAACAATATCCGTATCGGACGGCTTGATGCAACAATTGAAGAAGTCTGTGAAGCAGCACGGCGTGCAGGATGTGCGGAATTTATTGAAGCGATGGAAGATGGCTACAACACGGTTATCGGTGAGGCGGGGGCACGGCTTTCCGGCGGAGAAAAGCAGCGTATTTCCATTGCACGGGCGCTTCTCAAGGATGCACCGATTATCCTCTTGGATGAGGTAACGGCAAATGTCGATGCGGAAAATGAGCAGTTGATTCAGACGGCTTTACAGGAACTTTTAAAAAACAAAACGGTGATTATGATTGCGCACAAACTTTCTAGTATACAAAACGCCGATCAGATTCTCGTGCTGGAAAATGGAACAATCAGTCAGCGCGGCTCTCATACAGAGCTGATTGCTCAAGAGGGACTATACCGGCGGCTGTGGGATATTCAAGGAACCTCTAAAAACTTCGTTTTTTAG
- a CDS encoding ABC transporter ATP-binding protein — MADKQVGAAYVFTLAKAERGKLAAGMVLAAISSVLSLIPYIAVYRILEMIIARSMSAEALLHWAVMCVAAAAVQAVLMSIAGICSHTAAFNTMHTVKIKVLQHISYLNAGFFQKNAAGKIKTILFDDIDRVEAFLAHSTLELTQAAVVPLAMFVFMLHLHWLMALVMLVPMVLGIAVPMMMIAASNFSGLANDFAKDMEALNASATEYISAMPVMKMYRVTAEKFQQYKTALQTYTVCWKKMCTASCNPLSAASVILDSAILFTLPTGGFLYVRGSLSVSSFLIFILLTVCFYTSFLNSVTIAMQSMELGGGLAAVKKILEEPQMKSGTKTLPLNGRYDVRFDGVSFSYGEDGRNALNDVSLCVKAGTVNAFVGASGAGKTTAAQLIGRYWDSSAGTISIGGIPVTELQTENLIALTSFVFQDVFLLEDTLLENIRMGSAASLEEVRKAAQAAQIDDFIMSLPDGYETKIGTEGVKVSGGERQRISIARALVKNAPILIFDEATSYSDIQNEHKIQVALQNLLKGKTVIMIAHRLHTIKNADTIFVFEKGSIAEQGSHTELMNKNGLYAQMQRTYISALNHGSINVKEEN; from the coding sequence ATGGCGGATAAACAAGTTGGAGCGGCGTATGTTTTTACACTGGCTAAGGCGGAGCGGGGAAAATTAGCTGCGGGTATGGTACTTGCAGCGATCAGCTCGGTGTTGTCGTTGATTCCGTACATTGCGGTGTACCGGATTTTGGAAATGATTATTGCTCGGTCGATGAGTGCGGAAGCGCTTTTACATTGGGCTGTTATGTGTGTTGCAGCAGCAGCGGTACAGGCAGTGTTGATGTCGATTGCGGGAATTTGTTCGCACACGGCGGCATTTAATACGATGCATACGGTAAAGATAAAAGTCTTGCAACATATCTCGTATCTGAATGCAGGCTTTTTTCAAAAAAATGCAGCGGGTAAAATCAAGACAATCCTGTTCGATGACATCGATAGAGTGGAAGCTTTTTTAGCGCACAGCACTTTGGAACTCACGCAGGCGGCGGTTGTTCCCCTTGCGATGTTTGTATTTATGCTGCATCTCCATTGGCTTATGGCATTGGTTATGCTTGTTCCTATGGTGCTCGGTATTGCCGTTCCAATGATGATGATAGCGGCAAGTAATTTTTCGGGATTGGCGAACGATTTTGCAAAGGATATGGAAGCCTTGAATGCATCGGCTACGGAATATATTTCTGCAATGCCGGTGATGAAGATGTACCGCGTAACAGCCGAAAAATTTCAACAGTATAAAACCGCTTTACAGACGTATACCGTTTGCTGGAAAAAGATGTGCACCGCTTCGTGTAATCCGCTTTCGGCAGCATCGGTTATCTTGGATTCGGCAATCTTATTCACTCTGCCGACAGGAGGGTTCCTTTATGTAAGAGGCTCGCTGTCCGTTTCTTCTTTTTTGATTTTTATTCTTTTGACGGTGTGCTTTTATACATCGTTTTTAAATTCGGTTACGATTGCTATGCAGTCGATGGAACTCGGCGGCGGACTTGCAGCGGTAAAAAAAATTTTGGAAGAGCCGCAGATGAAAAGCGGAACAAAAACGCTTCCGCTAAACGGCCGTTATGATGTCCGGTTTGACGGTGTTTCATTTTCGTATGGAGAAGACGGACGGAACGCTTTAAATGATGTTTCGCTATGTGTAAAGGCGGGAACCGTCAACGCCTTTGTCGGAGCTTCCGGTGCAGGCAAAACCACCGCCGCCCAGCTTATCGGACGATATTGGGATAGCTCTGCGGGCACTATTTCTATCGGCGGTATTCCCGTTACGGAACTGCAAACAGAGAACCTTATAGCGCTTACCTCGTTTGTATTTCAAGATGTGTTTTTATTGGAAGACACGCTGCTCGAAAATATCCGCATGGGAAGTGCCGCTTCTTTGGAGGAAGTACGCAAGGCAGCACAGGCAGCTCAAATTGACGATTTTATTATGAGTTTACCCGACGGTTATGAAACGAAAATCGGCACAGAGGGTGTAAAGGTTTCAGGCGGAGAGCGGCAGCGGATTTCTATTGCGCGTGCGTTAGTTAAAAATGCGCCTATCCTCATTTTTGATGAAGCAACTTCATATTCGGACATTCAAAATGAACATAAGATCCAAGTCGCATTGCAAAATTTGCTCAAAGGAAAAACGGTCATTATGATTGCGCACCGTCTGCACACGATAAAAAATGCGGATACTATTTTTGTCTTTGAAAAAGGCAGCATCGCTGAACAAGGTAGCCATACTGAACTGATGAATAAAAACGGTTTGTATGCACAGATGCAGCGCACGTATATATCCGCTCTCAACCACGGTAGTATAAATGTAAAGGAGGAAAACTGA
- a CDS encoding ABC transporter ATP-binding protein → MLKLIAHILKEKRKELRLPIILMSLDSVGGMLLYIMLYFTVVGLVRNTLTGEIIITYSLICLGAVVFRLIIYRTGYYLCFARGAEVCAQMRLDLANHYRALSLGYFNRHSSGALLETLVKDITNFELIITHTLPALVKTAVTAALILIGMYYIDVPLAIAQTAALLVLVPFLHWGNSLAEYFGNEKHRLTARMISIVLEYIKGIKVFKAYNLTGEKFDRMLYSLETVRKTNIKAEIKLSLPAAVYFIAAHFLLPLALLSSVYILKSGSVSPEKLTAFMLMSLALSGVLISFEHAYGLLKGLKPAAEHVQKAYTAQPLPCVQTAGTAKVNTGTTVGETRQEQSQPFDVSFEDVSFSYREPFHTFQNQSGEANAERKTDGAKQTAVLHSISFEAKQGTVTALIGPSGSGKTTIANLIARFWDPQKGTVKIGGKDIKETEPDTLLQSVSAVFQDSILLSDTIYNNIKIGKPDASESEVIAAAQAAQCHEFISELPDRYNTLLAEGGAALSGGERQRIAIARALLKNAPIVLLDESTASLDADNEWKINAALDTLMQGKTVFVIAHRLNTIRNADQIIVLKNGRIEEKGTHTELMQKRGTYFEMIQEQQKAAGWEVSGN, encoded by the coding sequence ATGTTAAAACTGATTGCACATATATTAAAAGAAAAACGGAAAGAATTAAGGCTGCCGATTATTTTAATGTCGCTTGATTCTGTGGGCGGTATGCTCTTATACATTATGCTCTATTTTACGGTGGTCGGATTAGTACGTAATACATTGACCGGAGAAATTATCATTACCTATTCGCTGATTTGTTTGGGAGCGGTGGTATTCCGTTTAATTATTTACCGCACGGGTTACTATCTCTGCTTTGCTCGCGGTGCGGAAGTATGTGCGCAAATGCGGCTCGATTTGGCAAATCACTATCGCGCGTTAAGCCTCGGCTATTTTAACCGGCACAGTTCAGGTGCTCTTTTGGAAACCCTTGTAAAAGATATTACCAATTTTGAACTGATCATTACGCATACGCTTCCCGCACTGGTAAAAACCGCGGTAACGGCAGCGCTGATTTTAATCGGTATGTATTATATCGATGTTCCCTTGGCGATAGCGCAAACGGCAGCTCTCCTTGTGCTTGTTCCGTTTTTGCACTGGGGAAACAGCTTGGCGGAATATTTCGGAAATGAAAAGCATCGACTCACCGCTCGTATGATTTCCATTGTGCTGGAATACATTAAAGGAATAAAAGTGTTTAAGGCGTATAATCTAACCGGAGAAAAATTTGACAGAATGCTGTACTCGTTGGAAACGGTAAGGAAAACCAATATCAAAGCGGAAATAAAACTTTCGCTGCCTGCTGCCGTCTATTTTATAGCAGCTCATTTTTTACTACCGCTTGCTCTTTTATCTTCGGTATATATTCTGAAGAGCGGATCGGTCAGCCCCGAAAAACTCACCGCTTTTATGTTGATGAGCCTTGCGCTTTCGGGAGTATTAATTTCATTTGAACACGCATACGGTTTACTAAAAGGTTTAAAGCCTGCGGCGGAACATGTGCAGAAAGCGTATACGGCTCAGCCCCTACCGTGCGTACAAACTGCCGGAACTGCAAAGGTAAATACCGGCACAACGGTGGGAGAAACAAGGCAGGAACAAAGTCAGCCTTTTGACGTTTCCTTTGAGGATGTTTCATTTTCTTATCGAGAACCGTTCCATACGTTTCAAAACCAAAGCGGTGAAGCTAATGCCGAACGGAAAACAGACGGTGCAAAACAAACAGCGGTATTGCATTCCATTTCTTTTGAGGCAAAGCAGGGAACGGTAACTGCTCTCATCGGCCCGTCAGGTTCAGGCAAAACCACGATTGCCAATTTAATAGCCCGCTTTTGGGATCCGCAAAAAGGTACGGTTAAAATCGGCGGAAAGGATATAAAAGAAACAGAACCCGATACGCTTTTGCAGTCCGTCAGTGCGGTGTTTCAAGACAGCATTTTACTATCGGACACCATTTACAATAATATTAAAATCGGAAAGCCCGATGCTTCGGAATCGGAGGTTATCGCTGCGGCACAGGCGGCTCAATGTCATGAGTTTATCAGCGAGTTGCCTGACAGATATAACACCCTGCTTGCGGAAGGCGGGGCTGCTCTTTCAGGCGGCGAAAGACAGCGCATTGCTATTGCCCGTGCTCTTTTAAAAAATGCGCCCATCGTGCTTTTAGACGAATCGACTGCCTCACTCGATGCCGACAACGAATGGAAAATCAACGCCGCCTTGGATACGCTTATGCAGGGTAAAACCGTCTTTGTCATCGCTCATCGGCTGAACACCATTCGTAATGCAGATCAAATCATCGTATTGAAAAACGGCCGCATCGAAGAAAAAGGGACTCATACGGAACTTATGCAAAAGCGCGGCACCTACTTTGAAATGATACAAGAACAACAAAAAGCCGCCGGATGGGAAGTCTCGGGGAATTAA
- a CDS encoding MptD family putative ECF transporter S component, which yields METKTNKLNARDFIFIGIFAAVALLIFFITGALAALTLFGTIANIPITLFFVSIAFMLAASKVRKTGVFFIMGIIIVLPGFMAANGIGVGLSIIGWFIAETLASMMKYKDKKAIILPYVLGSTLQTALFTLPMYLSHGEYFVQRKEILHLTDETLQHYLQVVGSWEMYGAMVALTIITSLLGACISMRILKKHFEKAGVI from the coding sequence ATGGAAACAAAGACAAACAAATTGAATGCACGGGATTTTATTTTTATCGGAATCTTCGCTGCGGTTGCACTATTAATTTTCTTTATTACGGGAGCACTCGCTGCATTAACGCTTTTCGGAACGATAGCCAATATCCCGATTACGCTGTTTTTTGTATCGATAGCATTTATGCTGGCGGCATCAAAGGTAAGAAAAACGGGCGTCTTTTTTATTATGGGGATAATTATCGTTTTACCGGGATTTATGGCGGCAAACGGAATAGGTGTCGGCCTTTCAATTATCGGCTGGTTCATTGCGGAGACTCTTGCGTCAATGATGAAGTACAAGGATAAAAAAGCAATCATACTGCCCTATGTGCTTGGCTCCACATTGCAGACAGCCTTGTTCACCCTGCCTATGTATCTTTCGCATGGAGAATACTTTGTGCAGAGGAAAGAAATTTTACATTTAACAGATGAGACATTACAGCACTATTTACAAGTGGTAGGTTCCTGGGAGATGTATGGTGCGATGGTAGCTTTAACGATTATAACAAGTCTGCTGGGGGCATGTATCTCTATGCGGATATTAAAAAAGCATTTTGAAAAAGCGGGGGTTATTTAA
- a CDS encoding ABC transporter ATP-binding protein: MLSLKDISYKTRTGLLILDNINLEIKKGEFVVITGKSGSGKSTLGSVINGLISHYYDGVLTGEAYLNGKDIRTMELSQIGCIVGCVFQDPRSQFFMTDPFSEAAFGCSNMLLNREEILKRVDSSLKLLGINHLKEKSIFKLSSGEKQKLAIASCYAMSPDIFLFDEPTANLDIHSIFDLENILRSLKEEGKTIIVFEHRLFYLSALCSRMLVMDKGRITGEYSKDEFLELQKNNKNIRPIYLGNLDTVHSKSIIDKTTPLFEIKNISYSHSKQEKTDVLKDISIRAYEKEVIGIIGENGAGKTTLAKLCTGLLKEKSGSVLIKGEKSSYKKRTGSIYFVMQDSDYQLFGNTVEDELDIGKKGGGLSGTEKETVLSDFEILDLKERHPLALSRGQKQRLTIAAAFCNNSKILFLDEPTSGLDKHSMDLVSKSILTAANAGRLIFVISHDYEFLLSVCNRIIYLKSGMVHADFNLNNDTKKILWEFLSKKEEM, translated from the coding sequence GTGCTCTCGCTAAAAGATATTTCGTATAAAACAAGGACAGGTCTTCTCATTCTCGACAATATAAACCTCGAAATAAAAAAAGGAGAATTTGTTGTCATTACCGGAAAAAGCGGAAGCGGGAAGAGCACACTCGGCTCTGTTATCAACGGCCTTATCTCGCATTACTATGACGGAGTATTAACGGGCGAAGCTTATCTAAACGGAAAAGATATACGCACTATGGAGCTTTCACAAATAGGCTGCATAGTAGGCTGTGTATTCCAAGACCCGCGAAGTCAGTTTTTTATGACCGATCCTTTTAGTGAAGCGGCATTCGGTTGCAGCAATATGCTTTTGAACAGGGAAGAAATACTGAAAAGGGTAGACAGCAGTTTGAAGCTGCTTGGAATAAATCATCTAAAAGAGAAGAGTATCTTTAAACTTTCAAGCGGTGAAAAACAAAAACTGGCTATCGCGTCATGCTATGCGATGTCGCCTGACATTTTTTTGTTCGATGAACCTACGGCTAATCTGGATATTCATTCCATCTTTGATTTGGAAAACATATTACGGAGCTTAAAAGAAGAAGGAAAAACCATTATCGTTTTTGAGCACAGATTATTTTATCTTTCAGCCTTATGCAGCCGTATGCTCGTTATGGATAAGGGAAGAATTACGGGCGAATACTCAAAAGATGAATTTCTTGAGCTGCAAAAAAACAATAAAAATATTCGCCCCATATATTTGGGAAATCTCGATACGGTTCATTCTAAAAGTATTATCGATAAAACCACCCCATTGTTTGAAATAAAAAACATTTCATATTCACATTCAAAACAGGAAAAAACGGATGTGCTTAAAGACATATCGATAAGAGCTTATGAAAAAGAAGTTATCGGCATTATCGGTGAAAACGGAGCGGGTAAAACAACTCTCGCTAAATTGTGCACAGGCTTATTAAAAGAAAAAAGCGGAAGCGTTTTGATTAAAGGAGAAAAGTCGAGCTATAAGAAAAGGACGGGAAGTATATATTTTGTCATGCAGGACTCCGACTATCAACTTTTCGGTAATACCGTAGAGGATGAATTGGATATAGGAAAAAAAGGCGGCGGTTTGAGCGGTACGGAAAAAGAAACCGTTTTATCGGATTTTGAAATTCTTGATTTAAAAGAACGGCATCCTCTTGCCCTCTCAAGAGGTCAAAAGCAACGGCTCACCATTGCAGCAGCTTTTTGCAATAACAGTAAGATACTTTTTTTGGATGAACCGACAAGCGGTTTGGATAAACATTCTATGGATTTGGTTTCTAAAAGTATTCTCACTGCGGCAAATGCAGGTAGGCTTATATTTGTAATATCGCATGATTATGAATTTTTACTGTCTGTCTGCAACAGAATTATTTATTTAAAAAGCGGAATGGTTCACGCTGATTTCAATTTAAATAATGATACCAAGAAAATACTCTGGGAGTTTTTAAGTAAAAAAGAGGAAATGTGA
- a CDS encoding energy-coupling factor transporter transmembrane component T family protein, translated as MNTKRKADPRTVLGIVFIFISFGLAVNKPLPSHVLLIICNFYLWDVRAYRESVLYSGMYSIIAVSMFYIHYIPNSTIALMIVSLSYFIQKFVIAVMMIIFLKKKTSMPSIISAMQTMKFPNVIAIPLIVVFRYLPSLKEDYGCLKDSLKIRGISISGLRFLIHPIRSLELIIVPILFRSLRIAEELSTSVLLRGIENYKNRTNIYPLKFTKTDFVYGLCTAIAVGTVSYLQFSNIF; from the coding sequence GTGAATACAAAAAGAAAAGCGGATCCGAGGACGGTACTCGGCATTGTATTTATTTTTATCTCGTTTGGTCTTGCCGTCAATAAGCCTCTCCCCTCACATGTTTTACTTATTATTTGTAATTTCTATTTATGGGATGTACGCGCTTATCGTGAGTCCGTTTTATATAGCGGAATGTATAGTATCATTGCCGTGTCGATGTTTTATATTCATTATATTCCGAATTCGACAATTGCTCTCATGATTGTATCTTTAAGTTATTTTATTCAAAAATTCGTTATTGCGGTTATGATGATTATATTCTTGAAAAAGAAAACTTCTATGCCCTCTATTATATCGGCTATGCAGACGATGAAATTTCCAAACGTAATAGCAATTCCCTTAATCGTTGTATTTAGGTATCTCCCGTCCTTAAAAGAAGATTACGGCTGTTTAAAAGACAGTTTAAAAATAAGAGGAATTTCTATTTCGGGCTTACGGTTTTTAATTCATCCCATTCGTTCTTTAGAACTTATAATTGTTCCGATTTTATTTAGAAGTCTTCGCATAGCTGAGGAACTTTCCACATCGGTTTTGCTGAGAGGAATTGAAAATTATAAAAACAGAACAAATATCTATCCGCTCAAATTTACGAAAACGGATTTTGTATACGGATTATGTACGGCTATTGCTGTGGGTACGGTATCGTACTTACAGTTTAGTAATATTTTTTAA
- a CDS encoding ABC transporter ATP-binding protein produces the protein MHKELFAFLSKRGKIDVCISSLFFTLYGLSSVGMLLTVFSILFKIAAGIDVQGLYGTFAMLIGLVVFKGLCNMIADLKKHGAGFDVVQQIRERMIVKLKLFSLGFYTNERLGELNTILHKDVDNMSMVVGHMWPRMFGDFLIAFTVFIGLCFINLSAALVMAASIPLSLAYLFYTIKGAQKTEHNNNSALADMVSLFVEYVRGIPVLKSFSHNKSLDNELFEKTKKFGETSKAASRFKARQLSVFSFLIDAGYFVLFIYSGLAALRGSIDVLSFMIIAVISKEFYKPFAALETHYMYYVSAVDSYHRLGKILHAEVIADKTDGVTPAQNDIVFKDVAFSYAQDEFKMNGVTFSVPEKTMTALVGESGSGKTTVTNLLLRFYDVQGGSITLGGTDIRDIPYDELLDRISIVMQNVQLFDNTIEENIRVGKKGATKEEIIKAAKKARIHDFIMSLPKGYETDIGENGGLLSGGQRQRISIARAFLKDAPILILDEMTSNVDPVNESLIQDAITELAKNRTVLVIAHHLKTIQQADQILVFQKGCLIEKGKHDELLEKDAYYARLWKAQYGSGMCSR, from the coding sequence ATGCATAAAGAATTATTTGCATTTTTGAGTAAGAGAGGAAAAATCGATGTATGTATTTCTTCTCTGTTTTTTACCTTGTACGGATTGAGCTCCGTGGGGATGTTGCTTACGGTGTTTTCGATATTGTTTAAGATTGCTGCCGGGATTGATGTGCAGGGGCTCTACGGGACTTTTGCAATGCTGATAGGCTTGGTCGTTTTTAAGGGACTTTGCAATATGATTGCCGACTTAAAAAAGCACGGAGCCGGCTTTGATGTAGTGCAGCAAATACGGGAGCGGATGATTGTAAAATTAAAGCTGTTTAGTTTGGGATTTTATACGAATGAACGGCTGGGAGAATTAAATACAATTCTTCATAAAGATGTGGACAATATGTCGATGGTGGTAGGGCACATGTGGCCGCGGATGTTCGGTGATTTTCTTATTGCTTTTACGGTATTTATAGGTCTTTGCTTTATCAACCTTAGTGCAGCCCTTGTTATGGCCGCGTCGATTCCGCTTTCGCTTGCCTATCTTTTTTACACAATTAAGGGAGCACAAAAAACGGAACATAACAATAATTCCGCCCTTGCCGACATGGTGAGTTTATTTGTCGAATATGTACGCGGTATTCCGGTGCTCAAAAGTTTTTCGCATAATAAAAGTCTGGATAATGAGCTTTTTGAAAAGACAAAAAAATTCGGAGAAACAAGTAAGGCTGCTTCCCGTTTTAAGGCAAGACAGCTTTCGGTCTTTTCGTTTTTAATCGATGCAGGGTATTTTGTTCTTTTTATTTATTCAGGTCTTGCCGCATTACGCGGAAGCATTGATGTGCTCAGCTTTATGATTATCGCAGTCATTTCAAAAGAATTTTATAAACCTTTTGCAGCTCTGGAAACGCACTATATGTATTATGTGTCTGCCGTAGACAGCTATCACCGCTTGGGAAAAATTCTTCATGCCGAGGTAATAGCCGATAAAACAGACGGAGTTACTCCTGCACAAAACGATATTGTTTTTAAAGATGTAGCATTTTCCTATGCACAAGATGAGTTCAAAATGAATGGAGTAACTTTTTCCGTTCCGGAAAAAACGATGACCGCGCTTGTAGGAGAATCGGGAAGCGGTAAGACGACGGTTACGAATTTGCTGTTGCGCTTTTACGATGTGCAAGGCGGAAGTATTACACTCGGCGGTACCGATATTCGGGATATTCCCTACGATGAGCTTTTGGATCGCATCAGCATCGTTATGCAAAATGTTCAGCTTTTCGATAACACCATCGAAGAAAATATCCGAGTAGGTAAAAAAGGGGCAACAAAAGAAGAAATCATCAAAGCTGCAAAAAAGGCAAGGATACATGATTTTATTATGAGCTTGCCGAAAGGCTATGAAACGGATATTGGAGAAAACGGTGGTCTCTTATCCGGCGGACAAAGACAGCGGATTTCCATTGCACGAGCATTTTTAAAAGACGCTCCGATTTTAATCCTTGATGAAATGACCAGTAATGTCGATCCCGTAAATGAGTCTTTAATACAGGATGCCATTACAGAACTTGCAAAAAACAGAACGGTTCTGGTCATTGCGCATCATCTAAAAACTATTCAACAAGCAGATCAAATCCTTGTGTTTCAAAAAGGCTGTCTTATCGAAAAAGGAAAACACGATGAACTTTTGGAAAAGGACGCTTACTATGCTCGGCTTTGGAAAGCACAATACGGGAGCGGAATGTGCTCTCGCTAA